One window of Robiginitalea biformata HTCC2501 genomic DNA carries:
- the polA gene encoding DNA polymerase I, translating into MSEKKRLFLLDAYALIFRGYYALIKNPRINSKGMDTSAIMGFMNSLFDVIRREQPDHLAVCFDKDGSAERTELFPEYKANRDETPDAIRVAVPWIQDILKAMHIPCIERSGLEADDIIGTLARQAEAQGYQVYMVTPDKDFGQLVTENTFMYRPARMGNGIEIWGIPEVQKRFGVERPEQVIDYLGMMGDASDNIPGFPGVGDKTAKKFIDQFGSLEGLLENTEQLKGKMKERIIENAELGKLSKKLATICVDCDVTFDEKDFELSMPDSQKVQELFEELEFRRLRDQFLKLFSGETESGPAVGTTETAKKQNREAGSGQFSLFEADAKGEQVEAYSGRKTIKDVSHLYQAVGDGMERKLFLKSLMAQNRVCFDTETTSLDPLEAELVGIAFSWEAHKGFYLPVPEGREAAGEVLEELRPFFESDTIEKVGQNLKYDIKVLSTYGIPVRGPLFDTMLAHYLINPDMRHNMDVLAETYLNYTPVPISDLIGKKGKNQLSMRDVPLEDQTEYAVEDADITLQLAQLFGPELREAQTEELFKEIEIPLLRVLADMELEGINLDTGFLEKLSGELEKDIEGLVGKIYEAAGEEFNIGSPKQLGEILFDKMKLVDKPKKTRTGQYSTAEDVLSGLAKEHEIVQMVLDYRGLTKLKSTYVDALPQQVAPSTGRVHTDYMQTVAATGRLSSNNPNLQNIPIRTERGRQIRKAFIPRSPEYQLLAADYSQIELRIIAALSEEDTMIESFKRGEDIHAATAAQVFQVPLEEVTREQRSNAKTVNFGIIYGVSAFGLSNQTNLSRTEAKELIDTYYKTYPKLRNYISDQIDFAREHGYVQTVLGRRRYLKDINGSNAVVRGAAERNAVNAPIQGSAADIIKIAMIRIYQKLREGNFKTRMLLQVHDELVFDCYRGEADTVSALIKSEMESAYELAVPLVVDMGFGETWLEAH; encoded by the coding sequence ATGTCTGAGAAAAAACGCCTGTTCCTGCTCGATGCCTATGCCTTGATCTTCAGGGGGTACTACGCGCTGATCAAGAATCCCCGCATCAATTCCAAGGGCATGGATACCTCGGCGATCATGGGGTTCATGAATTCGCTTTTCGACGTGATCCGCCGCGAACAACCCGACCACCTGGCCGTATGTTTCGACAAGGACGGCAGTGCGGAGCGCACTGAACTCTTCCCGGAATACAAGGCAAACCGGGACGAAACCCCGGATGCCATACGGGTAGCCGTCCCCTGGATCCAGGATATTCTCAAGGCCATGCACATCCCCTGCATTGAACGCAGCGGCCTGGAAGCGGACGACATCATCGGCACCCTGGCCCGCCAGGCCGAGGCGCAGGGATACCAGGTCTATATGGTCACCCCGGATAAGGATTTCGGGCAACTGGTGACCGAAAACACCTTTATGTACCGCCCGGCGCGCATGGGGAACGGAATTGAGATCTGGGGCATTCCCGAGGTCCAGAAACGCTTTGGGGTGGAGCGTCCCGAACAGGTGATCGACTATTTGGGGATGATGGGGGATGCCAGCGACAACATCCCGGGGTTCCCGGGGGTCGGCGACAAGACCGCCAAGAAATTCATCGACCAGTTCGGATCCCTGGAAGGCCTGCTTGAAAACACCGAACAGCTCAAGGGGAAGATGAAAGAGCGGATCATCGAAAACGCGGAGCTCGGCAAACTCTCCAAGAAACTGGCCACCATTTGCGTGGATTGCGACGTCACCTTTGACGAAAAAGACTTTGAACTGAGTATGCCGGACAGCCAGAAAGTACAGGAGCTGTTTGAAGAACTGGAATTTCGCAGGCTCCGGGACCAATTCCTCAAACTCTTTTCAGGGGAGACCGAGAGCGGCCCGGCCGTTGGCACCACGGAAACGGCAAAAAAACAAAACCGCGAAGCGGGCAGCGGGCAGTTTTCCCTCTTTGAGGCGGACGCCAAGGGGGAGCAGGTGGAAGCCTATTCGGGCCGTAAGACCATCAAAGATGTATCCCACCTCTACCAGGCCGTGGGAGACGGCATGGAGCGGAAATTATTCCTGAAAAGCCTCATGGCGCAAAACCGCGTTTGTTTTGACACAGAGACCACCTCCCTGGACCCGCTTGAGGCGGAGCTCGTGGGGATTGCCTTTAGCTGGGAGGCCCATAAAGGATTTTACCTGCCCGTACCGGAAGGCCGGGAAGCCGCTGGGGAAGTCCTCGAAGAACTCCGGCCGTTCTTTGAGTCGGACACCATTGAAAAAGTGGGGCAGAACCTCAAGTACGACATCAAGGTGCTCAGCACCTATGGAATTCCGGTACGGGGGCCGCTATTCGACACGATGCTGGCGCATTACCTGATCAACCCGGATATGCGGCACAACATGGACGTGCTGGCCGAAACCTACCTGAATTACACCCCGGTCCCCATCAGCGACCTGATCGGCAAAAAAGGCAAGAACCAACTGAGCATGCGGGACGTCCCCCTGGAGGACCAGACCGAGTACGCCGTGGAGGATGCGGATATCACGCTCCAGCTCGCCCAGCTCTTTGGGCCGGAACTCCGGGAGGCCCAGACCGAAGAACTTTTCAAGGAAATCGAAATCCCGTTGTTGCGGGTGCTGGCCGACATGGAGCTCGAGGGCATCAACCTGGATACGGGTTTTCTGGAGAAACTCTCCGGGGAGCTCGAAAAGGATATCGAAGGCCTGGTGGGAAAGATCTACGAAGCAGCCGGGGAAGAATTCAACATCGGGTCGCCCAAACAACTCGGGGAAATCCTCTTCGATAAAATGAAGCTGGTGGACAAACCCAAGAAAACGCGGACCGGGCAATACTCCACCGCGGAAGACGTGCTTTCCGGCCTGGCCAAGGAGCACGAAATTGTACAGATGGTCCTGGACTACCGGGGCCTGACCAAACTCAAGAGCACCTATGTGGATGCCCTGCCACAGCAGGTGGCGCCGTCCACCGGCCGGGTGCATACAGACTACATGCAGACCGTGGCGGCTACCGGCCGGCTGAGCAGCAACAACCCGAACCTGCAGAATATCCCGATCCGCACCGAACGGGGCCGGCAAATCCGGAAAGCTTTTATCCCGCGCAGCCCGGAGTACCAATTACTGGCCGCAGATTACTCCCAGATCGAACTCCGGATCATCGCGGCCCTGAGCGAGGAGGACACGATGATTGAATCCTTCAAACGGGGCGAAGACATCCACGCAGCGACCGCCGCCCAGGTATTCCAGGTCCCCCTGGAAGAGGTGACCCGGGAGCAGCGGTCGAACGCCAAAACGGTTAATTTCGGGATCATCTACGGGGTGTCAGCCTTTGGGCTGAGCAACCAGACGAACCTCAGCCGCACCGAGGCCAAGGAATTGATCGACACGTATTACAAAACGTACCCGAAACTTCGGAACTATATCAGCGACCAGATCGATTTTGCCCGGGAGCACGGCTACGTACAGACCGTCCTGGGCCGCCGTCGCTACCTCAAGGACATCAATGGCAGCAACGCCGTGGTTCGGGGTGCTGCCGAGCGGAACGCCGTCAACGCCCCGATTCAGGGAAGCGCGGCCGACATTATCAAGATTGCGATGATCCGGATCTACCAAAAGCTGCGGGAAGGCAACTTCAAAACCCGGATGCTCCTGCAGGTCCACGACGAACTGGTCTTTGACTGCTACCGGGGAGAAGCCGATACGGTGAGCGCCCTGATCAAATCGGAGATGGAGAGCGCCTATGAACTCGCCGTCCCCCTGGTAGTGGATATGGGCTTCGGGGAAACCTGGCTGGAAGCGCATTAG
- a CDS encoding TonB-dependent receptor gives MNKPAGHTCSQFRSHLGCILLLLFCLAPANAQQREATLSVQVLDAAGNAPLEGVQVAIRECRCGGITDRDGRYSRVLPQGSYSVEFFYLGFQGVQRQVDLRESVDLVVRMQEQAEELSEVVLRARRIAENLESPQMGALELEMQEIKKIPMAAGEFDVLRGMTLLPGVNNAGEISNGLSVRGGSLDQNLILYDYAPVFNPTHLFGLFSVFTPEVISQVDLYRANIPARFGGRTSSVLDVKTRNPFPSKFKLNGGVGLVSSRLAIETPLIKDKLNLSLGGRAGFTDFLLPLFSERLDNTRARFHDATMKLLWLAGENDQVALTGFYSWDFYQLDLITRIQDINAANNQYKFRTLNGTLAWTHVLDDSSTLRNILVASDYQPENIFPEAESDNEIRYNSSVRYLSLNSEYQRFVGEGLDWYAGLQAARYRIAPGSLDPGSGNSINPVELQSEHSYEFGAYANLNWSPLENLSLSAGLRLNHFVLVGPFSQPAFDPDTGNLIATTFFEDGAGVKTYNGLEPRLGLNYSLGEFTSVKASYARLNQYLQNLYNTTTPLPTSRWKTSDPLIGPQQSDAFGLGIYQGLADNEMEISLEGYYRASRNNLTYKAGADFFLEPYLQREVIQADGKAYGVELSFRKPEGKVNGWLNYTYARSFLRSNGTGLRERINDNDWYPSEFDRPHVFNSTVNFEGDLYNTWSFNFTLQSGRPYSAPNSVFRYQDIDIPIFLDRNNARLRPYHRLDFSWTVRYGKKLDRRWVGDWTFTIYNVYGRRNPFNLFYSQRQGGEFGDIFLESPLGAYELSVLNSPLFAITYNFSFD, from the coding sequence ATGAACAAGCCAGCCGGACATACCTGCAGCCAATTCAGGAGCCACCTTGGGTGCATTCTCCTGCTCCTCTTCTGCCTTGCGCCTGCAAATGCCCAGCAGCGGGAAGCCACCCTCTCCGTACAGGTGCTGGATGCGGCGGGAAACGCCCCGCTGGAAGGGGTACAGGTAGCCATCCGGGAATGCCGCTGCGGGGGGATAACCGACCGGGACGGGCGCTATTCCAGGGTCCTTCCACAGGGGAGTTATTCAGTGGAATTCTTCTACCTGGGTTTCCAGGGGGTACAGCGGCAGGTGGACCTTCGCGAATCCGTGGACCTGGTAGTGCGGATGCAGGAGCAAGCCGAGGAGCTGTCCGAAGTGGTTTTGCGGGCCCGACGGATTGCCGAGAACCTGGAATCGCCCCAGATGGGGGCCCTGGAACTCGAGATGCAGGAAATCAAAAAGATTCCCATGGCCGCCGGGGAATTCGACGTGTTGCGGGGCATGACGCTCCTGCCGGGGGTCAATAATGCCGGGGAGATCAGCAACGGGTTGTCGGTTCGCGGAGGGTCCCTGGACCAGAACCTGATCCTCTACGACTACGCCCCGGTATTTAACCCGACCCACCTGTTCGGGTTGTTTTCCGTATTCACGCCGGAGGTAATCTCCCAGGTAGACCTGTACCGGGCGAACATACCGGCGCGGTTTGGCGGACGGACGAGCTCTGTCCTGGACGTCAAGACGCGGAACCCCTTCCCGTCCAAATTCAAGCTGAATGGGGGGGTGGGCCTGGTCTCGTCGCGCCTGGCTATTGAGACCCCCCTCATAAAGGACAAGCTGAATTTGTCCCTCGGGGGGCGGGCCGGTTTTACGGACTTCCTGCTGCCATTATTTTCCGAACGGCTGGACAATACCCGGGCGCGCTTCCACGACGCCACGATGAAACTGCTCTGGCTGGCGGGGGAAAACGACCAGGTGGCCCTGACCGGGTTCTATTCCTGGGATTTTTACCAGCTGGACCTGATCACCCGTATTCAGGATATCAATGCTGCGAATAACCAGTATAAGTTCCGGACCCTGAACGGCACCCTGGCATGGACCCATGTATTGGATGATTCCTCTACCTTGCGCAACATCCTGGTAGCCTCGGATTACCAGCCGGAAAACATTTTCCCCGAAGCCGAAAGCGACAATGAGATACGGTATAATTCCTCTGTCCGCTATCTGAGCCTGAACTCGGAATACCAGCGCTTTGTAGGCGAGGGACTGGACTGGTATGCCGGTTTGCAGGCAGCCCGGTACCGGATAGCACCCGGCAGCCTGGACCCGGGTTCCGGCAACAGCATCAACCCGGTGGAACTGCAATCCGAGCACAGCTATGAGTTCGGGGCCTACGCCAACCTGAACTGGTCCCCCCTGGAAAACCTGTCGCTTTCCGCCGGGTTGCGACTCAACCATTTTGTATTGGTGGGCCCGTTTTCCCAGCCCGCCTTCGACCCGGATACCGGAAACCTGATCGCCACCACATTCTTCGAGGACGGGGCAGGAGTCAAGACATACAATGGGTTGGAACCCCGTCTGGGCCTGAATTACTCCCTGGGGGAGTTCACCTCCGTCAAGGCCAGTTACGCCCGGCTGAATCAGTACCTGCAAAACCTGTACAATACCACCACCCCGCTTCCCACCTCCCGATGGAAGACCTCCGACCCGCTCATCGGCCCGCAACAGAGCGATGCCTTCGGGCTGGGGATCTATCAGGGGCTCGCGGACAACGAGATGGAAATTTCCCTGGAGGGATACTACCGCGCGTCCCGGAATAACCTGACCTACAAGGCAGGCGCGGATTTTTTCCTGGAGCCCTACCTGCAGCGGGAAGTGATCCAGGCCGACGGGAAAGCCTATGGGGTGGAACTCAGCTTCCGCAAACCCGAGGGGAAGGTCAACGGCTGGCTGAATTATACCTACGCCAGGAGCTTCCTGCGCAGTAACGGCACGGGGCTCCGCGAACGGATCAACGACAACGATTGGTACCCCTCGGAATTTGACCGCCCCCATGTATTCAACAGCACGGTTAACTTTGAGGGCGACCTGTACAACACCTGGAGCTTTAATTTTACATTGCAGTCCGGGCGGCCCTATTCAGCCCCGAACAGCGTCTTCAGATACCAGGATATCGATATCCCGATTTTCCTGGACCGGAACAATGCCCGCCTGAGGCCCTACCACCGCCTGGATTTCTCCTGGACGGTCCGGTACGGTAAAAAACTGGACCGCCGCTGGGTGGGGGACTGGACCTTTACCATTTACAACGTGTACGGCCGGCGGAACCCCTTCAACCTGTTCTACTCCCAGCGCCAGGGGGGCGAATTCGGCGATATCTTCCTGGAAAGCCCGCTGGGTGCCTACGAACTATCCGTGCTGAACAGCCCGCTCTTTGCGATTACCTACAATTTTTCCTTCGATTAA
- a CDS encoding DUF4249 domain-containing protein: MPTLFPRILGGIPVIFLLLWSLAGCTDPVDPEFSYREGLVYIDAFASNDPGASYVQVFESGESFGRQTNEFLEGADVRFIRSPDGREVVLFESGDRYLPPADFAVRIGEQWQLRVELADGRRYFSTAESPVAPVPIREVSVSYDPQLVFAEDYDREVPGHRLSVTFSDPAGEENYYFWQFRSYEQLVYCHICYNYSVYRDGECFTPDPDRPGPPLKEYYTYSCEDACWQIRYNDRVEVYSDEFSDGTTTTGLPVADILLYQKRNVLVKLQQYTLGRDAYRYYKTLKDLVDNNSGFNAPLPAALLGNLYNPDNPDEYVLGRFTAAAQVSRDVFIERIGLEEAQLEDRIVGQAEEYGSVPPPVTSSAPCLSGPYRTAVEPEGWPE, from the coding sequence ATGCCAACCCTGTTTCCGCGAATTCTCGGCGGAATCCCTGTTATTTTCCTGCTGCTTTGGAGCCTGGCCGGATGTACGGATCCCGTGGACCCGGAATTCAGCTACCGGGAGGGGCTTGTCTATATCGATGCCTTTGCATCTAATGACCCCGGCGCCTCCTATGTCCAGGTTTTTGAATCCGGGGAATCTTTTGGCCGGCAGACGAATGAATTCCTGGAGGGGGCCGATGTGCGGTTTATCCGCAGTCCGGACGGCCGTGAAGTAGTGTTGTTCGAATCCGGGGACCGGTACCTGCCGCCGGCTGATTTTGCAGTGCGAATCGGCGAGCAGTGGCAACTCCGGGTTGAACTGGCAGACGGACGCCGTTACTTTTCCACAGCCGAGAGCCCTGTAGCGCCTGTGCCCATCCGGGAGGTATCGGTATCCTACGACCCGCAGCTCGTATTTGCGGAAGACTACGACCGGGAGGTCCCCGGGCATCGGCTTTCGGTAACTTTTTCAGATCCTGCGGGGGAGGAAAACTATTATTTCTGGCAGTTCCGCAGTTATGAGCAATTGGTGTATTGCCACATCTGTTACAATTATTCCGTCTACCGGGACGGCGAGTGTTTTACCCCGGACCCGGATCGCCCGGGCCCGCCCCTGAAGGAATACTACACCTACAGTTGCGAGGATGCCTGCTGGCAGATCCGCTACAACGACCGGGTAGAGGTGTACTCGGATGAATTCTCCGACGGGACCACCACCACGGGCCTGCCGGTGGCCGATATCCTCCTGTACCAAAAGCGCAACGTCCTCGTTAAACTGCAGCAATATACCCTGGGCCGGGATGCCTACCGGTATTACAAGACGCTGAAGGACCTGGTGGACAACAACTCAGGCTTCAACGCCCCGCTACCCGCGGCCCTCCTGGGCAACCTGTACAACCCGGACAACCCGGACGAGTATGTCCTGGGGCGGTTTACCGCAGCCGCCCAGGTGTCCCGGGACGTTTTTATCGAACGGATTGGCCTGGAAGAAGCCCAACTGGAAGATCGGATCGTAGGACAAGCCGAGGAATACGGGTCGGTGCCCCCGCCCGTTACCTCCAGCGCCCCCTGTCTTTCTGGACCCTACCGCACGGCAGTCGAACCCGAAGGATGGCCGGAATGA